In a genomic window of Neoarius graeffei isolate fNeoGra1 chromosome 13, fNeoGra1.pri, whole genome shotgun sequence:
- the ctc1 gene encoding CST complex subunit CTC1 isoform X1: MLKMEEFIEHYKHYTAVERAWLCEVYTGVCDWLHPVVGVSLGVSGEQLAHAVVLRLQRTHHCLPVSYRFLSVAQLISTQRTSCFSSLTWSTSQHREWTRKVEPHLPNHKALPRTNLILTGLLCDGRVSAQCDGFWRVRDSSGSVHCEVLSSSPLWLRRLMLFPTWNYISHTAPGLGQQTEGCLELIDSPICVTPDLTTFDPRGSLSDVIGVKKAARLLRQTSSRGVCISVYGEVCVICPLLVISGKSFFCLVLSEGDSTVPVLVTVPECVYWRQCVCVGQNVCISALRVCSVRGWSGHRVLSVTAESRLHPNSKTYGESEDTDSHLETHTDTHEETDTQAQSCIDTHTDTDLQQETECEEAQVQDGPVRTKLSKIISYRGRITEVQAAEAGLYELDGKILLCLAYQPLRKWDGSLRLGAEIELYNIHFLFRPSPLTPDVVLCACLRSSVSVTTFSPLRPKVTQQRSDSPLVRFLLEKNLGVSEYLWLCYCYAALTDRLCPRWVCEARVCVVAGRLLQVILGDKETKKDKRDIYKEMLQDTHICPLTQYHVSHPSSSLYSVKKLCDWLEKESWACLSLSSLLPSSACHMTRAQLNPLLSWSAHTQTLVHTDTVLVGVLELSVDRATVRLVDQTAAIDCVCVESSTSEQCGSINTAWVGCLVCVRRCMLVMERFMETNFPSWKHLDQHRYITHKHCRVYICVCVDDLHILSPSTAMTSLIRESENGQETERPKKRKRKEEGWTNEEKSCLHHKLPQRIKASSERREEKGDGAMEVDECIVGPSQSNRRRETEGTSAEFCVSLLFCVDTKQGVAFRNVQSTNEAHALTLSFVVKATCLGDVQVWERDPRNSRVEERETKGAEITMELQFMDSAVRWFPLLQPGTIYRLVALHTQDVAVLSCSCVPVRGGVSLLSNPTLFIQPKWRIHTLTPPLLLSQPEIQRLMSVSEVLHASSADVVSFYGVISERITLPEETSKIPTIQSLISTKDDVMETGLHVRLTLQDVESSHHTLQVYLDFTHNPYTPGLIAGATVRLHHFQRKVSVVCNVYCCSLPISCVTVAGLGSVKPYPPPPTMHLSEWASVRAEHGILCQIRGHVVCVLSLWLQWTCSFCGSVFRQAACTRLCQPCDSTSAVFQAEAKVVVEDGTGEAQVWFPTESLANLLLLSKSEWEGLQRLVRVKGHVRTYTRGRSMVCDVDPDDPLVMYLCCVCSSSAVCRHVTLVCKLRSHKPEKAQLRKVSRGDREFLTKFTKPLQLQCTHIHTLT; encoded by the exons GAAAGTGGAGCCACACCTGCCCAATCACAAGGCCCTGCCACGTACTAACCTCATCCTGACTGGTTTGCTGTGTGATGGGCGTGTATCTGCTCAGTGTGACGGCTTTTGGAGAGTGAGAGACTCCAGTGGAAGTGTGCACTGTGAG GTCCTGAGCTCATCACCGCTCTGGCTCAGGAGGCTGATGCTCTTCCCCACCTGGAACTATATTTCCCACACTGCACCAGGGCTGGGACAGCAAACTGAAGGCTGCTTGGAGCTGATTGACTCTCCTATCTGTGTGACCCCTGACCTTACGACATTTGACCCTAGAGGGTCACTGAGTGATGTCATTGGGGTCAAGAAGGCAGCCAGACTGCTGAGACAGAC GAGCAGTAGAGGAGTGTGTATTTCTGTGTATGGGGAGGTGTGTGTGATCTGCCCCCTGCTGGTCATTTCTGGAAAAAGCTTTTTCTGCCTTGTCCTTAGTGAGGGAGACTCGACTGTCCCTGTACTGGTCACG GTCCCAGAGTGTGTGTActggagacagtgtgtgtgtgtaggacagaATGTGTGTATTTCAGCGCTGCGTGTCTGTTCTGTTCGAGGGTGGTCGGGGCATCGAGTTCTGTCTGTCACTGCAGAGTCCCGCCTACATCCAAACTCCAAAACATACGGCGAGTCCGAGGACACGGACTCGCATttggaaacacacacagacacgcacgaaGAAACAGACACACAGGCACAGTCATgtatagacacacacacggacacagacCTGCAGCAGGAAACTGAGTGTGAAGAGGCCCAGGTGCAGGATGGTCCGGTGCGAACAAAACTCTCCAAAATCATCAGCTACAGG GGCCGCATCACTGAAGTCCAGGCTGCGGAGGCAGGGCTTTATGAGCTTGatgggaagattttgctgtgtctGGCCTATCAGCCACTGAGGAAGTGGGATGGCAGCTTAAGACTGGGGGCAGAGATTGAG CTTTACAATATCCACTTCCTGTTCCGTCCATCTCCGCTCACCCCGGACGTTGTGCTGTGCGCATGTTTGCGCTCCAGTGTCTCTGTGACAACTTTCAGTCCGCTGAGGCCAAAGGTCACTCAGCAGAGGTCAGACAGCCCTCTGGTGCGTTTCCTGTTGGAGAAGAACCTCGGTGTGTCGGAGTACCTGTGGCTCTGCTACTGCTATGCTGCGCTCACTGACAG GTTGTGTCCACGCTGGGTGTGTGAAGCTCGAGTGTGTGTGGTGGCTGGAAGGTTACTGCAGGTTATTTTAGGAGACAAAGAGACGAAGAAAGATAAGAGAGACATTTATAAAGAAATGTTACAGGACACACACATCTGTCCTCTAACTCAg taccaTGTGTCTCATCCCAGTTCGTCCTTGTACTCTGTAAAGAAGCTCTGTGATTGGCTAGAGAAGGAGAGTTGGGCGTGTCTCTCTCTGTCGTCACTCCTTCCATCTTCAGCATGTCACATGACCCGAGCTCAGCTGAACCCGCTGCTGTCATGGTCAGCGCACACACAAACTCTGGTACATACAGACACAGTGTTGGTGGGTGTGTTGGAGCTGAGTGTGGACAGAGCCACAGTTAGGCTGGTGGACCAGACCGCAGCCatcgactgtgtgtgtgtggagagttcAACCTCAGAGCAGTGTGGGTCCATCAATACAGCATGGGTGG ggtgTCTGGTGTGTGTTCGTCGGTGTATGCTAGTCATGGAGCGATTCATGGAGACCAATTTTCCCTCTTGGAAACATCTGGACCAACACAGATATATCACACATAAACACTGCAG agtgtatatctgtgtgtgtgtggatgatcTGCACATTTTGAGCCCCTCAACCGCCATGACCTCCCTCATCCGAGAGAGTGAAAACGGGCAAGAGACAGAGAGGccgaagaagaggaagaggaaagAAGAAGGGTGGACGAACGAAGAGAAATCTTGTCTCCATCACAAACTTCCTCAAAGAATTAAAGCATCATCAGAAAGGAGAGAAGAAAAAGGAGATGGAGCGATGGAGGTGGATGAGTGCATAGTGGGCCCATCCCAATCCAACAGGAGGAGAGAGACTGAGGGGACAAGTGCAGAATTCTGCGTGTCACTGCTGTTTTGTGTGGACACCAAACAGGGTGTGGCCTTTCGAAATGTCCAGTCGACCAATGAGGCACATGCGCTTACTCTGAGCTttgttgtcaaggcaacatgccTCGGAGATGTGCAGGTTTGGGAAAGAGACCCGAGGAACAGCAGagtggaggagagagagacgaAGGGAGCAGAGATCACA atggagcTGCAGTTCATGGACTCTGCTGTTCGTTGGTTTCCTCTGCTGCAACCGGGAACAATATACAGGCTCGTTGCtttacacacacag GATGTGGCCGTGTTGTCCTGTAGCTGTGTTCCCGTGAGGGGCGGAGTTTCTCTTCTCAGTAACCCCACCCTCTTCATACAGCCTAAGTGgcgcatacacacactcacaccaccaCTGCTTCTGTCAcag CCAGAGATTCAGAGGTTGATGAGtgtgtctgaagtccttcatgccag CTCAGCTGACGTCGTCTCCTTTTATGGAGTGATCTCTGAGAGAATCACACTGCCGGAAGAGACGAGTAAAATCCCCACCATCCAATCACTGATCAGCACTAAAG atGATGTGATGGAGACAGGTCTGCATGTGCGTCTCACTCTGCAGGATGTCGAATCTTCACATCACACACTGCAGGTGTACCTGGATTTTACCCACAATCCCTACACACCTGGACTCATCGCCGGGGCAACTGTTCGCCTGCACCACTTCCAGCGcaaagtgtctgt tgtgtgtaaCGTGTACTGTTGTTCTTTGCCTATCAGCTGTGTGACAGTGGCAGGTCTGGG GTCAGTTAAACCCTACCCTCCTCCTCCCACAATGCACCTGAGTGAGTGGGCTTCAGTTCGGGCAGAGCACGGCATCCTGTGTCAGATCAGAGGTCATGTGGTGTGTGTTCTGTCTCTATGGCTCCAGTGGACATGTTCTTTCTGTGGGAGCGTCTTCAGACAG GCTGCCTGCACTCGACTCTGCCAACCTTGTGACTCAACCAGCGCCGTGTTTCAGGCCGAGGccaa agtggTAGTAGAAGATGGTACAGGTGAGGCTCAGGTGTGGTTTCCTACAGAGTCACTGGCTAACCTGCTGCTGTTAAGCAAGTCAGAGTGGGAGGGCCTTCAGCGGCTTGTTAGGGTCAAAGGTCATGTAAGAACATACACTCGTGGTCGGAGCATG gTGTGTGATGTGGACCCGGATGATCCGCTGGTGATGTATCTGTGCTGTGTGTGTTCCAGCAGTGCAGTGTGTCGCCACGTCACACTCGTCTGTAAACTGCGCTCTCATAAACcag agaaAGCCCAGTTGAGGAAAGTTAGCCGAGGAGACCGAGAGTTCCTCACCAAGTTTACCAAACCACTTCAACTacaatgcacacacatacacactctcacataa
- the ctc1 gene encoding CST complex subunit CTC1 isoform X2 — translation MLKMEEFIEHYKHYTAVERAWLCEVYTGVCDWLHPVVGVSLGVSGEQLAHAVVLRLQRTHHCLPVSYRFLSVAQLISTQRTSCFSSLTWSTSQHREWTRKVEPHLPNHKALPRTNLILTGLLCDGRVSAQCDGFWRVRDSSGSVHCEVLSSSPLWLRRLMLFPTWNYISHTAPGLGQQTEGCLELIDSPICVTPDLTTFDPRGSLSDVIGVKKAARLLRQTSSRGVCISVYGEVCVICPLLVISGKSFFCLVLSEGDSTVPVLVTVPECVYWRQCVCVGQNVCISALRVCSVRGWSGHRVLSVTAESRLHPNSKTYGESEDTDSHLETHTDTHEETDTQAQSCIDTHTDTDLQQETECEEAQVQDGPVRTKLSKIISYRGRITEVQAAEAGLYELDGKILLCLAYQPLRKWDGSLRLGAEIELYNIHFLFRPSPLTPDVVLCACLRSSVSVTTFSPLRPKVTQQRSDSPLVRFLLEKNLGVSEYLWLCYCYAALTDRLCPRWVCEARVCVVAGRLLQVILGDKETKKDKRDIYKEMLQDTHICPLTQYHVSHPSSSLYSVKKLCDWLEKESWACLSLSSLLPSSACHMTRAQLNPLLSWSAHTQTLVHTDTVLVGVLELSVDRATVRLVDQTAAIDCVCVESSTSEQCGSINTAWVGCLVCVRRCMLVMERFMETNFPSWKHLDQHRYITHKHCRVYICVCVDDLHILSPSTAMTSLIRESENGQETERPKKRKRKEEGWTNEEKSCLHHKLPQRIKASSERREEKGDGAMEVDECIVGPSQSNRRRETEGTSAEFCVSLLFCVDTKQGVAFRNVQSTNEAHALTLSFVVKATCLGDVQVWERDPRNSRVEERETKGAEITMELQFMDSAVRWFPLLQPGTIYRLVALHTQDVAVLSCSCVPVRGGVSLLSNPTLFIQPKWRIHTLTPPLLLSQPEIQRLMSVSEVLHASSADVVSFYGVISERITLPEETSKIPTIQSLISTKDDVMETGLHVRLTLQDVESSHHTLQVYLDFTHNPYTPGLIAGATVRLHHFQRKVSVCVTVAGLGSVKPYPPPPTMHLSEWASVRAEHGILCQIRGHVVCVLSLWLQWTCSFCGSVFRQAACTRLCQPCDSTSAVFQAEAKVVVEDGTGEAQVWFPTESLANLLLLSKSEWEGLQRLVRVKGHVRTYTRGRSMVCDVDPDDPLVMYLCCVCSSSAVCRHVTLVCKLRSHKPEKAQLRKVSRGDREFLTKFTKPLQLQCTHIHTLT, via the exons GAAAGTGGAGCCACACCTGCCCAATCACAAGGCCCTGCCACGTACTAACCTCATCCTGACTGGTTTGCTGTGTGATGGGCGTGTATCTGCTCAGTGTGACGGCTTTTGGAGAGTGAGAGACTCCAGTGGAAGTGTGCACTGTGAG GTCCTGAGCTCATCACCGCTCTGGCTCAGGAGGCTGATGCTCTTCCCCACCTGGAACTATATTTCCCACACTGCACCAGGGCTGGGACAGCAAACTGAAGGCTGCTTGGAGCTGATTGACTCTCCTATCTGTGTGACCCCTGACCTTACGACATTTGACCCTAGAGGGTCACTGAGTGATGTCATTGGGGTCAAGAAGGCAGCCAGACTGCTGAGACAGAC GAGCAGTAGAGGAGTGTGTATTTCTGTGTATGGGGAGGTGTGTGTGATCTGCCCCCTGCTGGTCATTTCTGGAAAAAGCTTTTTCTGCCTTGTCCTTAGTGAGGGAGACTCGACTGTCCCTGTACTGGTCACG GTCCCAGAGTGTGTGTActggagacagtgtgtgtgtgtaggacagaATGTGTGTATTTCAGCGCTGCGTGTCTGTTCTGTTCGAGGGTGGTCGGGGCATCGAGTTCTGTCTGTCACTGCAGAGTCCCGCCTACATCCAAACTCCAAAACATACGGCGAGTCCGAGGACACGGACTCGCATttggaaacacacacagacacgcacgaaGAAACAGACACACAGGCACAGTCATgtatagacacacacacggacacagacCTGCAGCAGGAAACTGAGTGTGAAGAGGCCCAGGTGCAGGATGGTCCGGTGCGAACAAAACTCTCCAAAATCATCAGCTACAGG GGCCGCATCACTGAAGTCCAGGCTGCGGAGGCAGGGCTTTATGAGCTTGatgggaagattttgctgtgtctGGCCTATCAGCCACTGAGGAAGTGGGATGGCAGCTTAAGACTGGGGGCAGAGATTGAG CTTTACAATATCCACTTCCTGTTCCGTCCATCTCCGCTCACCCCGGACGTTGTGCTGTGCGCATGTTTGCGCTCCAGTGTCTCTGTGACAACTTTCAGTCCGCTGAGGCCAAAGGTCACTCAGCAGAGGTCAGACAGCCCTCTGGTGCGTTTCCTGTTGGAGAAGAACCTCGGTGTGTCGGAGTACCTGTGGCTCTGCTACTGCTATGCTGCGCTCACTGACAG GTTGTGTCCACGCTGGGTGTGTGAAGCTCGAGTGTGTGTGGTGGCTGGAAGGTTACTGCAGGTTATTTTAGGAGACAAAGAGACGAAGAAAGATAAGAGAGACATTTATAAAGAAATGTTACAGGACACACACATCTGTCCTCTAACTCAg taccaTGTGTCTCATCCCAGTTCGTCCTTGTACTCTGTAAAGAAGCTCTGTGATTGGCTAGAGAAGGAGAGTTGGGCGTGTCTCTCTCTGTCGTCACTCCTTCCATCTTCAGCATGTCACATGACCCGAGCTCAGCTGAACCCGCTGCTGTCATGGTCAGCGCACACACAAACTCTGGTACATACAGACACAGTGTTGGTGGGTGTGTTGGAGCTGAGTGTGGACAGAGCCACAGTTAGGCTGGTGGACCAGACCGCAGCCatcgactgtgtgtgtgtggagagttcAACCTCAGAGCAGTGTGGGTCCATCAATACAGCATGGGTGG ggtgTCTGGTGTGTGTTCGTCGGTGTATGCTAGTCATGGAGCGATTCATGGAGACCAATTTTCCCTCTTGGAAACATCTGGACCAACACAGATATATCACACATAAACACTGCAG agtgtatatctgtgtgtgtgtggatgatcTGCACATTTTGAGCCCCTCAACCGCCATGACCTCCCTCATCCGAGAGAGTGAAAACGGGCAAGAGACAGAGAGGccgaagaagaggaagaggaaagAAGAAGGGTGGACGAACGAAGAGAAATCTTGTCTCCATCACAAACTTCCTCAAAGAATTAAAGCATCATCAGAAAGGAGAGAAGAAAAAGGAGATGGAGCGATGGAGGTGGATGAGTGCATAGTGGGCCCATCCCAATCCAACAGGAGGAGAGAGACTGAGGGGACAAGTGCAGAATTCTGCGTGTCACTGCTGTTTTGTGTGGACACCAAACAGGGTGTGGCCTTTCGAAATGTCCAGTCGACCAATGAGGCACATGCGCTTACTCTGAGCTttgttgtcaaggcaacatgccTCGGAGATGTGCAGGTTTGGGAAAGAGACCCGAGGAACAGCAGagtggaggagagagagacgaAGGGAGCAGAGATCACA atggagcTGCAGTTCATGGACTCTGCTGTTCGTTGGTTTCCTCTGCTGCAACCGGGAACAATATACAGGCTCGTTGCtttacacacacag GATGTGGCCGTGTTGTCCTGTAGCTGTGTTCCCGTGAGGGGCGGAGTTTCTCTTCTCAGTAACCCCACCCTCTTCATACAGCCTAAGTGgcgcatacacacactcacaccaccaCTGCTTCTGTCAcag CCAGAGATTCAGAGGTTGATGAGtgtgtctgaagtccttcatgccag CTCAGCTGACGTCGTCTCCTTTTATGGAGTGATCTCTGAGAGAATCACACTGCCGGAAGAGACGAGTAAAATCCCCACCATCCAATCACTGATCAGCACTAAAG atGATGTGATGGAGACAGGTCTGCATGTGCGTCTCACTCTGCAGGATGTCGAATCTTCACATCACACACTGCAGGTGTACCTGGATTTTACCCACAATCCCTACACACCTGGACTCATCGCCGGGGCAACTGTTCGCCTGCACCACTTCCAGCGcaaagtgtctgt CTGTGTGACAGTGGCAGGTCTGGG GTCAGTTAAACCCTACCCTCCTCCTCCCACAATGCACCTGAGTGAGTGGGCTTCAGTTCGGGCAGAGCACGGCATCCTGTGTCAGATCAGAGGTCATGTGGTGTGTGTTCTGTCTCTATGGCTCCAGTGGACATGTTCTTTCTGTGGGAGCGTCTTCAGACAG GCTGCCTGCACTCGACTCTGCCAACCTTGTGACTCAACCAGCGCCGTGTTTCAGGCCGAGGccaa agtggTAGTAGAAGATGGTACAGGTGAGGCTCAGGTGTGGTTTCCTACAGAGTCACTGGCTAACCTGCTGCTGTTAAGCAAGTCAGAGTGGGAGGGCCTTCAGCGGCTTGTTAGGGTCAAAGGTCATGTAAGAACATACACTCGTGGTCGGAGCATG gTGTGTGATGTGGACCCGGATGATCCGCTGGTGATGTATCTGTGCTGTGTGTGTTCCAGCAGTGCAGTGTGTCGCCACGTCACACTCGTCTGTAAACTGCGCTCTCATAAACcag agaaAGCCCAGTTGAGGAAAGTTAGCCGAGGAGACCGAGAGTTCCTCACCAAGTTTACCAAACCACTTCAACTacaatgcacacacatacacactctcacataa